Within the Flavobacteriales bacterium genome, the region CATATCCTATGAGCTATTGATTGAAGGTCTTCCATTTGATCTCCACCCTTCTATTCATCCACACGGCATCAGGAGACTCCTCTTCGGCCAAGGGACGGGATTCTCCAAAACTCTTTATCATCATTCGCTCGGTCTTCAGACCTGCTTGTGCTAAGATCTCTGCTACAAAGCGAGCTCGCTCCTCTCCCAACTCGAGATTATAGCTCTCAGATCCTTTTTGATCCGTATGACCCGCTATGGTGATGGGTCGCTGGGCAGATGACATGTCTTCTACAAGAGACACAAGTTGGGAGGCCAGTTCAGTGCGGAAGGCTTGATCAGCCTCTTTATAGGGAAAGAAGATCGTTACCCCTTCATCCGTATGCAAGAGATGTTCCGGTTCTTCTTCGATGACCGTTGTGTCAGTGGATTCAGGCTCTTCAGGCGAAACATCGATGGGGTCGGGCAATTCTATTTTGAGGGCATAGAATCCTTTAATCCCATGGGTATACCATCTCCAAGAGACTTGTGCCCAAAGAAGGAAGGACAGGACTACGATAAGAGCTTTTGCGTTCATGTTTTCTATGTCTGACCCCGTTGGGAGACCTCGCTCGACACATGATCGATCGCACTCTTCTAAAATTACTTATAAAACGCTGAATTACAGTAGCTTGAAATATTTTATATACAAAGGAGCATGGAAAACCCCGACCCATAGAATCACAGGTCCTTGCTCACGCCACGCAACGAAGCTGAAGCTTAAATTGTCCTATGTTCGACCCTGTTTATGGAAGAAGAGAAAAGGTACAGACGCTTGGCCAAGTGGACCCTATTGGGGGTCATCCTTCTATCGGTATTCATGGGTTTCAGGGTCTCCCAGCTAGGCTTTGATTATGATTTCGAGCGCTTCTTCCCACAGAACGACCCAGAGACGGATTTCTTCCTTGCTCACCGTGACAAATACTCCTCTGAGAATGATTTCGTGCTCTTCTCTTTGGAGAATGATGGCGACATATTCGAAGAAGAATTCCTGCAAGAGGCGAAGCGATTCCAAGATTCTCTAGAGACCTTGGTCCATGTGGAATCGGTTCAGAGTCTGCTGAATCTGGAAGAGATCGTGCAAGAGCCTCTATTCGGCTCCTATTATTCCCGTCCCTATCTCCGTTGGGATGCTCCGAAGCACTATCAGACCGACTCGGTGCGCATCATGGAATCACCCAACCTGATCAATTCCTTCATCACTGAAGATGGGCAGGCCATGGCCATCATGCTCGAGCATACCGAGTTGTTGAGCAAAGAGAAATGTGATGAATTGGCCGTAGCGGTGGACCGCATTCTTCCGCATTTCAGTTTCGACCGACTCTATAAATCCGGGAGGGCCATCGGTCAAGGATACTTCGTGGAGCGCCTGCAATTCGAGTTGAAGCTCTTCGTGAGCGCATCCATTCTATTGATCAGTCTATTCCTCATCATCGCCTTTCGATCAGCATGGGGAGTGGTCGTTCCCTTGGTGGTAGTGCTCCTGTCCATCATCTGGCTGCTGGGCGTGATGAATCTCGTGGGTAAGGACATCGACCTTCTATTGACTATTCTTCCGACCATTCTTTTCGTAGTGGGAATGAGTGATGTGGTACACATCCTCTCCAAGTATTTCGATGAGCTGCGGAAAGGGAAATCCAAGATCCGATCCATCAAGGTCTCAGTGAAAGAAGTGGGCCTGGCCACTTTCCTGACCTCTATTACCACGGCCATCGGATTCACCACCTTGGTCGGTTCTAGTATCATTCCGATACGCGAATTCGGATTGCTGAGTGCCGCGGGAGTCATTCTGGCCTATATACTGGCCTTCACCATCCTACCCGCTACGATGGTCCTCACCAAGGTGCCCCCACTAAGGGAGAAGCGGAGGGGACAGGATTTCTGGTCGCGTCACCTGCATCGCTTCTACCTCTGGATCATCAAACATCGCAGGGGGATCGCATGGTCTTCTCTGGCCCTGCTCGTTGTATGCTTCATCGGCATGAATCGCATACAGGTCAACAATTTCCTGCTCGAGGACTTGAAGAAGGACAATCCGTTCCGCATCGAATTCGACTATTTCGAGAAGGCCTATGCCGGTGTGCGACCCTTTGAGATGGCGGTATTCGTAGAGGACAGCAATAAGAGTGTGCTGGATGGAGATGTCCTCCACGCCATGGATCGTTTGGACACCTACCTGCGAGAGGACTACGGAGCGGGCTTTCTTATCTCACCCCTCAATTTCGTCAAAGAACTCAACAAGGCAGACCATAATGCGAAAACGGAGTACTACCGACTACCCTCATCCGACCGAGAGATCCAAAAGATCACGCGCAATCTAGAGCGCAGCAAACGCATGGGGGTGATGCGGCAGTTCTTGGATGAGGATCTGGATGAATTCCGTGTGGCCGGCAAGATGGGTGATTGGGGCAAGATCGAGATCGATGAGCGGAATGAGGCCCTGGCTGAATTCTGGAGAGAGGAGATGCCGAGCTATATGGACTATAAGCTCACAGGAACCGCCACGCTCATCGATCTGAACAATGAATATCTGAGCACGACCATGGTCTGGGGGCTCTTTGTGGCCTTCTTGATCGTGGCATTGATCGTAGGTATCATGTATCGCTCGTTGAAGATGGTCCTGATCGCATTGATCCCCAATATGCTCCCCTTGCTCATGATAGCGGCAATCATGGGATTCACGGGAATCGACCTTAAGGTGAGCACAAGCATCATCTTCACCATCGCATTCGGAATCGCGGTGGATGATACTATCCATTTTGTGAGTCGGATGCGTCTGGAGTTGGCCAAAGGGCGCTCGCGCCAATATGCGCTGAAACGTAGTTTCATCGGAACGGGGAAAGCCATCATCATCACCTCACTGATCCTGGTCGCTGGTTTCCTCACCTTGATCATCAGCACCTTCAAGGGAACCTTCTATACCGGGCTACTGCTGAGCTTGACCTTGTTCTTTGCTGTGCTGGTCGACCTACTGCTACTCCCGGTGCTTTTCTGGATGTTCTACCCCAAAGAAAAAGTGCAGACCGTTGATGGTCTGCACTCTGAGTAGCTGTAGGGGGAGGATTCGAACCTCCACGGAGATGTTAGTCGGGCTGTGTCACTTGTGATCGAATTCCTTCGACCCGATTTGTCCATGGCTCTCCGCCCTCGAGACAGGAGGGTATGTCTGCCTATTTCATCACCCCACAGTGATTGCCTTTCGGCATAGGTCAAATGTATAGCGATACTCCCATTCATTGCAAATTATATACTATATCTCTGCTATTTTTGTTAATATGTTAATCTGATGGGCACTGAGTGACAATTAGTCAATAAACAATCCCATTTCTACCTATGGAATATCAAATCGATGATCTAGATAAGCGCATCTTGAGCTTCCTCATGGCTGATTCGCGTATGGCCTATACCGAGATTGCCAAGGAATTGCTCGTTTCGCCTGGTACTATTCATGTCCGTATGGGCAAGATGGAGAAAGCGGGAATCGTGGAAAAGGCTACGCTGAAGATCGATTTCCATCAACTGGGCTATGACGTAGTGGCCTTTATGGGAGTGTATCTCAAGGGAGGTGGGAGGTATAACGAGGCCATTGACGAACTCAAGGCCGTCCCCGAGGTCATAGAAGCGCACTACACCACCGGGGCCTATGGACTGTTCATCAAGATCGTATGTCAGAATACCGAACATCTCAGAGCCGTGCTACAGGAGAAGATCCAACCCATCGAGGCCATAGATAAGACGGAGACCTTCATCTCTTTGGAAGCAGGGATAGAGAGGAGCATATCGGTCTTTTCGGGTCGTTCGTCATAGATTCGTTCTATGTCCAAAGGGAGATCACTCATACCTCAGGAGCGAAAACTGCAGCAATGCTTGAATTGCAGTACGCCACTTCAAGGTGAATCCTTTTGCCATGAATGTGGTCAAGAAAATTCCGATAAGAACATTACACTAGGGACCTTGGTCAAGGACTTCCTAGGAGATTATTTCTCTTTCGATTCCAAATTCTTCAACACCTTCATCCCTCTGCTCATACACCCGGGAAAGGTCCCTGCCGAATTCATGGATGGCAAGCGAGTGAGCCATGTACCACCCCTCCGCAGCCTCATCTTCACCTCCTTCATCTTCTTTCTGATATGGGGATGGACTTTCACTCCGGAAATCCGTCAACCCAAGGAGATAGTTGAAGATTTTGACGAGCAGATACAGTTGGATCTAGAGGAAGCTAAAGCCAAAGGAGATAGTATGGTTGTAGTAGGGAATGACAATGCCAATATCACCTTTACTAATGTGGACAGCCTCCAGAGTGATGGATTAATGAGTCAGATAGAAACACTGAAAGTCCTGCTCGATGAGGGTGAGGACCTCACAACTGCCGTGGACTCGGTCAGCAATGGGAAAAAGGGATTTGAAAGGAGGTTCTACACCCAGGTAGGAAAGATGTATCTATCAGATACAGCCAGTACCGTCAAGTACTTTGTCAGCAATTTCTCTTTAATGATACTCCTGGTCCAGCCTGTCTTGGCACTACTGCTCAAATTGCTCTACATCCGGAAAAAGACCCGTTTTCGATTTATAGAGCATATCGTCTTCTCCTTATACTATCATGCTTGGCTCCTTATCATGGCCACCATCGGTACTTTGCTTGCTCTGGGTCTCGAAAGCTTGGAGCCTGAGGCTTTTGCTGGCATCCTCGGTATGATCTATCTCCCGATGGCCATCAAAAGATTCTATAGGCAATCCTGGATGAAGAGCCTAGGCAAATCCTTTATCCTATTCCTACTCTATCTCGGTGTGATCATGCCGCTTTTTATGGTGATCTCCTTGGCATTAAGCTTCTACTTCTTTTAAATCGTAATCGAGAGGTGTCAACTTCCATCCCATGTATCCGAATAGGATGGTCATCAAAGGGCTCACCCAATTGAATATGCAATAGGGAGCAAAGGCGAGCACAGCCACTCCCAAAACTCCACTCTGAGCCACTCCACAGGTATTCCATGGAATGAGCACGGAGGTGACCGTACCACTATCCTCCAAGG harbors:
- a CDS encoding OmpA family protein, yielding MNAKALIVVLSFLLWAQVSWRWYTHGIKGFYALKIELPDPIDVSPEEPESTDTTVIEEEPEHLLHTDEGVTIFFPYKEADQAFRTELASQLVSLVEDMSSAQRPITIAGHTDQKGSESYNLELGEERARFVAEILAQAGLKTERMMIKSFGESRPLAEEESPDAVWMNRRVEIKWKTFNQ
- a CDS encoding DUF3667 domain-containing protein — its product is MSKGRSLIPQERKLQQCLNCSTPLQGESFCHECGQENSDKNITLGTLVKDFLGDYFSFDSKFFNTFIPLLIHPGKVPAEFMDGKRVSHVPPLRSLIFTSFIFFLIWGWTFTPEIRQPKEIVEDFDEQIQLDLEEAKAKGDSMVVVGNDNANITFTNVDSLQSDGLMSQIETLKVLLDEGEDLTTAVDSVSNGKKGFERRFYTQVGKMYLSDTASTVKYFVSNFSLMILLVQPVLALLLKLLYIRKKTRFRFIEHIVFSLYYHAWLLIMATIGTLLALGLESLEPEAFAGILGMIYLPMAIKRFYRQSWMKSLGKSFILFLLYLGVIMPLFMVISLALSFYFF
- a CDS encoding MMPL family transporter, with amino-acid sequence MEEEKRYRRLAKWTLLGVILLSVFMGFRVSQLGFDYDFERFFPQNDPETDFFLAHRDKYSSENDFVLFSLENDGDIFEEEFLQEAKRFQDSLETLVHVESVQSLLNLEEIVQEPLFGSYYSRPYLRWDAPKHYQTDSVRIMESPNLINSFITEDGQAMAIMLEHTELLSKEKCDELAVAVDRILPHFSFDRLYKSGRAIGQGYFVERLQFELKLFVSASILLISLFLIIAFRSAWGVVVPLVVVLLSIIWLLGVMNLVGKDIDLLLTILPTILFVVGMSDVVHILSKYFDELRKGKSKIRSIKVSVKEVGLATFLTSITTAIGFTTLVGSSIIPIREFGLLSAAGVILAYILAFTILPATMVLTKVPPLREKRRGQDFWSRHLHRFYLWIIKHRRGIAWSSLALLVVCFIGMNRIQVNNFLLEDLKKDNPFRIEFDYFEKAYAGVRPFEMAVFVEDSNKSVLDGDVLHAMDRLDTYLREDYGAGFLISPLNFVKELNKADHNAKTEYYRLPSSDREIQKITRNLERSKRMGVMRQFLDEDLDEFRVAGKMGDWGKIEIDERNEALAEFWREEMPSYMDYKLTGTATLIDLNNEYLSTTMVWGLFVAFLIVALIVGIMYRSLKMVLIALIPNMLPLLMIAAIMGFTGIDLKVSTSIIFTIAFGIAVDDTIHFVSRMRLELAKGRSRQYALKRSFIGTGKAIIITSLILVAGFLTLIISTFKGTFYTGLLLSLTLFFAVLVDLLLLPVLFWMFYPKEKVQTVDGLHSE
- a CDS encoding winged helix-turn-helix transcriptional regulator, translating into MEYQIDDLDKRILSFLMADSRMAYTEIAKELLVSPGTIHVRMGKMEKAGIVEKATLKIDFHQLGYDVVAFMGVYLKGGGRYNEAIDELKAVPEVIEAHYTTGAYGLFIKIVCQNTEHLRAVLQEKIQPIEAIDKTETFISLEAGIERSISVFSGRSS